One segment of Mycolicibacterium sp. YH-1 DNA contains the following:
- a CDS encoding carbohydrate kinase, translated as MTERALVIGEALIDIVEHDGRVMGEHVGGSPLNVAVGLGRLGRGVDFLTHIADDDRGHRIAEYIESSGVQLVSGSRTATRTPTAMAHLNEAGAADYEFDIDWRLSGTAEVAPPLVAHTGSIAAFLDPGCLATAALLDAYRTAATITYDPNVRPALITERGQAIARIDRLVEKADVVKASDEDLHWIDPGRTPEQIATAWQALGPSIVAVTMGERGAFAVSAAGVVRVDARPVQVVDTVGAGDAFMTGLIDALWSLGLLGAERRRALARIDLAELEYVLGEAALASALTVARAGADLPDRAALQRGQQSG; from the coding sequence ATGACCGAACGCGCTCTGGTCATCGGAGAGGCACTCATCGACATCGTCGAGCACGACGGGCGGGTGATGGGCGAGCACGTCGGAGGCAGCCCGCTCAACGTGGCGGTCGGGCTGGGCAGGCTGGGGCGAGGTGTCGACTTCCTCACTCACATCGCCGACGACGACCGCGGGCACCGCATCGCCGAGTACATCGAATCATCTGGTGTGCAGCTCGTTTCGGGGAGCAGGACGGCAACAAGGACGCCGACCGCGATGGCGCACCTCAATGAGGCGGGCGCGGCCGACTACGAGTTCGATATCGACTGGCGGCTGTCGGGCACCGCAGAGGTCGCGCCACCGCTGGTGGCACACACCGGATCGATAGCCGCGTTCCTCGACCCGGGATGCCTGGCCACGGCCGCCCTGTTGGACGCCTACCGAACCGCGGCGACCATCACGTATGACCCCAACGTGCGGCCCGCGCTCATCACCGAACGCGGGCAGGCGATCGCCAGAATCGACCGGCTGGTCGAGAAGGCCGACGTGGTCAAGGCCAGCGACGAGGATCTGCATTGGATCGACCCGGGCCGCACACCGGAGCAGATCGCGACCGCGTGGCAGGCGCTGGGGCCGTCGATCGTCGCGGTGACGATGGGCGAGCGTGGAGCGTTCGCCGTGAGCGCCGCGGGCGTGGTCCGCGTCGATGCGCGTCCGGTGCAGGTCGTCGACACCGTCGGAGCGGGCGACGCATTCATGACGGGGCTCATCGACGCGCTGTGGTCGCTGGGCCTGCTGGGTGCCGAACGGCGCAGAGCCCTGGCCCGCATCGACCTCGCTGAATTGGAGTACGTGCTGGGAGAGGCCGCGCTGGCGTCGGCGCTGACCGTGGCGCGCGCCGGCGCCGACTTGCCGGATCGCGCGGCGCTGCAACGCGGCCAGCAAAGTGGGTAA
- a CDS encoding mannitol dehydrogenase family protein yields the protein MKLSNATLADIPIVKPTYDRGEISVGIAHFGVGGFHRAHQAVYVDRLLQQGKAKDWGICGVGVMPADRRMADVMAAQDCLYTLVTENPDGTRDARVIGSIIDYRYAPDDPESVIEMLAAPATRIISLTITEGGYSIDSAPPDGVFGLVTRALARRRERGVPSPTIVSCDNIEGNGDVAREAFTAYAQQHHPGLAEWMNEHTRFPNSMVDRITPVTSPEVIDSLATDFGVEDQWPVAAEPFTAWVLEDSFSSGRPPLEDVDVLIVDDVTPYELMKLRLLNASHQCLCYFAYLAGYRLVHDAARDPLFAEFLRQYMDAEGTPTLKPVPGVDLPEYKQTLIERFANPGVRDTIVRLCFGSSDRIPKWLLPVIRENLRSGAPITMSAATVASWARYAEGIDEQGEPIDVQDQLAETLVPLAKSQVQEPTAFISDTDVFGDLAQQPRFVEAYLWALDSLHRHGARATLQALVGQASS from the coding sequence ATGAAGCTCAGCAACGCGACATTGGCCGATATCCCGATCGTCAAGCCGACGTATGACCGAGGTGAAATCAGTGTCGGCATAGCCCATTTCGGGGTGGGTGGCTTTCATCGCGCGCATCAGGCGGTGTACGTCGACCGGTTGCTCCAGCAGGGCAAGGCCAAGGACTGGGGCATCTGCGGCGTCGGCGTAATGCCCGCCGATCGCAGGATGGCCGACGTGATGGCCGCCCAGGACTGCCTGTACACACTGGTCACCGAGAACCCCGACGGCACACGCGACGCACGCGTGATCGGGTCGATCATCGACTACCGATACGCCCCCGACGACCCGGAGTCCGTCATCGAGATGCTGGCCGCACCCGCCACCCGCATCATCTCGCTGACCATCACCGAGGGCGGCTACTCCATCGACTCCGCACCGCCCGACGGCGTGTTCGGACTGGTCACCCGGGCTCTCGCGCGACGGCGGGAGCGCGGTGTGCCCTCACCGACCATCGTGTCGTGCGACAACATCGAGGGTAACGGCGACGTCGCGCGCGAAGCCTTCACCGCATACGCACAGCAGCATCATCCCGGGCTCGCCGAGTGGATGAACGAGCACACCAGATTTCCCAACTCGATGGTCGACCGCATCACTCCCGTCACGTCGCCGGAGGTGATCGACTCCCTCGCAACGGACTTCGGTGTGGAGGATCAGTGGCCGGTCGCCGCGGAGCCGTTCACCGCCTGGGTGCTCGAGGACTCATTCTCAAGCGGGCGGCCGCCGTTGGAGGACGTCGACGTGCTGATCGTCGATGACGTCACACCGTACGAGCTGATGAAGCTGCGCCTGCTCAACGCCAGCCACCAGTGCCTGTGCTACTTCGCCTATCTGGCCGGGTACCGCCTGGTGCACGACGCGGCACGCGACCCGCTGTTCGCCGAGTTCCTGCGCCAGTACATGGATGCCGAGGGCACGCCGACACTGAAACCCGTCCCCGGCGTCGACCTGCCCGAGTACAAGCAGACGTTGATCGAGCGGTTCGCCAACCCGGGCGTGCGCGACACCATCGTCCGGCTGTGCTTCGGCTCGTCGGATCGCATCCCGAAGTGGCTTCTGCCCGTGATCCGGGAGAACCTGCGCAGCGGTGCGCCCATCACGATGTCGGCGGCGACCGTCGCCAGTTGGGCACGCTACGCCGAGGGCATCGACGAACAGGGTGAGCCGATCGACGTGCAGGACCAGCTCGCGGAAACACTGGTGCCACTGGCCAAGTCGCAAGTCCAGGAGCCGACGGCGTTCATCTCCGACACCGACGTGTTCGGCGATCTCGCACAGCAGCCACGCTTCGTCGAGGCATACCTGTGGGCGCTGGACTCGCTGCACCGTCACGGCGCCCGCGCGACACTGCAGGCCCTGGTCGGGCAGGCGTCGTCATGA
- a CDS encoding NAD(P)-dependent alcohol dehydrogenase translates to MRTAVLSEPGRIEMEERPVPAPGPGDVLVKVATVGICGSDTHYFRHGRVGSFVVDGPLVLGHEAAGTIVAVGESVDPARIGQRVSIEPQRPDPDSTETRRGHYNLCPHMQFFATPPIDGAFCDYVTIGAGFAHPVPDTVSDEAAALCEPLSVGIAAVRKASFGAGARVLITGAGPIGIVIAQLARAYGATEIIVSDPDAPRRERALSFGATSAIDPTTRDLGDLEVDAFIDASGAPSAVNAGIRAVRPAGTVVLVGSGAEEMMLPTQVIQNRELTLTGVFRYADTWPTAIALVASGRVDLDAMVTARFPLENVAEALDTDLVPGSVKTVVRVS, encoded by the coding sequence ATGCGGACCGCCGTGCTGTCCGAACCGGGCCGCATCGAGATGGAGGAACGCCCAGTGCCGGCTCCGGGGCCTGGGGATGTGCTGGTCAAGGTCGCGACCGTGGGGATCTGCGGGTCCGACACCCACTACTTCCGGCACGGCAGGGTCGGCAGCTTCGTCGTCGACGGGCCATTGGTCCTCGGCCACGAGGCGGCGGGCACCATCGTCGCCGTCGGCGAGTCAGTGGATCCGGCGCGCATCGGACAACGCGTGTCCATCGAGCCGCAGCGGCCCGATCCCGATAGCACCGAGACCCGCCGTGGCCACTACAACCTGTGCCCGCACATGCAGTTCTTCGCCACGCCCCCCATCGACGGCGCCTTCTGCGACTACGTCACCATCGGTGCCGGCTTCGCGCATCCCGTACCCGACACCGTCAGCGATGAGGCCGCCGCCCTGTGCGAACCGCTGTCGGTCGGTATCGCCGCGGTGCGCAAGGCCTCGTTCGGCGCAGGCGCGCGGGTACTGATCACCGGTGCCGGCCCGATCGGCATCGTCATCGCACAACTGGCTCGCGCCTACGGTGCGACAGAGATCATCGTGAGCGATCCCGACGCCCCGCGCCGCGAGCGGGCGCTGAGCTTCGGCGCCACCTCGGCGATCGACCCGACCACCCGCGACCTCGGCGACCTCGAGGTGGATGCGTTCATCGACGCATCCGGCGCACCCAGCGCCGTCAACGCGGGAATCCGTGCGGTCCGACCCGCGGGCACCGTCGTCCTGGTCGGGTCGGGCGCCGAGGAGATGATGCTGCCGACTCAGGTGATCCAGAACCGGGAGCTGACGCTGACGGGTGTGTTCCGGTACGCCGACACCTGGCCGACGGCGATCGCGCTGGTCGCGTCCGGACGCGTCGACCTCGACGCGATGGTGACGGCGCGGTTCCCGCTCGAGAACGTCGCCGAGGCCCTCGACACCGATCTCGTGCCGGGTAGCGTGAAGACGGTGGTGAGGGTGTCATGA
- a CDS encoding sugar-binding transcriptional regulator: protein MALSSETASKSTPDDLRLALRAATLYYLDGLTQAEIAAKLGVSRPTAGRLVARAKAKGLVRIEVVVPPTMKDDLHAEEERLLEERYGLTEAVVSGHLGRASAALLMRRLSEDDVLGFTWGPEQVAAVTALTPGVASCRVVVQLDGAMSTAQYQTGMEFIISRSADMLRASPMRLPAPLYADASTVVSLHSDSGISRTLETGRRADTMLFGVGSASTSTTLFEGSFLDVRMLDELVALGAVGEIGGRFFDADGAAVDTELASRAVSVPLEDIRGCEKTILVCSGPPKYEATRAALRGGLAKLIVCDIDCARWLLDQ, encoded by the coding sequence GTGGCCCTGTCATCCGAAACGGCGAGCAAATCGACACCCGATGATTTGCGCCTGGCCCTGCGCGCCGCGACGTTGTACTACCTCGACGGTCTGACCCAGGCCGAGATCGCCGCCAAGCTCGGTGTCTCGCGACCGACGGCCGGGCGACTGGTCGCCCGGGCCAAGGCGAAGGGTCTGGTGCGCATCGAGGTCGTCGTCCCACCGACGATGAAGGACGACCTGCACGCCGAGGAGGAGCGACTCCTCGAGGAGCGCTACGGGCTGACCGAGGCCGTCGTGTCCGGGCACCTCGGTCGCGCATCGGCGGCGCTTCTGATGCGACGCCTCTCGGAGGACGACGTGCTCGGTTTCACCTGGGGGCCCGAACAGGTCGCCGCGGTCACCGCGCTGACCCCTGGTGTGGCGAGCTGCCGTGTCGTGGTGCAACTCGACGGCGCCATGTCCACCGCGCAGTACCAGACCGGCATGGAGTTCATCATCAGCCGTAGCGCAGACATGTTGCGGGCCAGTCCCATGCGCCTACCGGCCCCGCTGTACGCGGACGCCTCGACGGTGGTGTCGCTGCACAGCGACTCGGGAATCTCGCGCACGTTGGAGACCGGGCGCCGCGCCGACACAATGCTTTTCGGCGTGGGCTCCGCGTCCACCTCGACGACGCTGTTCGAGGGGAGCTTCCTGGACGTGCGGATGCTCGACGAGCTCGTTGCCCTCGGTGCGGTCGGAGAGATCGGCGGGCGGTTCTTCGACGCCGACGGTGCCGCGGTCGACACCGAGCTGGCCAGCCGGGCGGTATCCGTTCCGTTGGAGGACATCCGCGGATGTGAGAAGACGATCCTGGTGTGCAGCGGACCGCCGAAGTACGAGGCGACGCGTGCCGCGCTACGAGGCGGACTGGCCAAGCTGATCGTCTGCGATATCGATTGTGCACGTTGGCTATTGGATCAATGA
- a CDS encoding sugar ABC transporter substrate-binding protein gives MKAKRRVLHRLAACVAAVGLTFTAGCAGAGSMGSSGNTVTIALVSNSQMTDAQALSSRFEAENPDIKLRFVTLSENQARAKITASTAMGGGEFDVVMISNYETPQWAENGWLVNLSEFAARTPGYDEDDFIPSLRQSLSYDGSMYAVPFYGESSFLMYRKDLMEQAGITMPREPTWQEVADAAKKLDTPERAGICLRGKPGWGEVLAPLDTVINTFGGRWFDEEWNAQLTSPEVERAVQFYVDTVRSVGEPGPATSGFNECATQLAQGQVAMWYDATSAVSVLENPDSSTVVGKIGYAFAPKVEKAKPGWLYSWALGIPKSSENQEAAWKFISWMTSKEYLKMVGETLGWERVPPGSRLSTYEIPEYKKAAAAYGPLTLESIEAADPDKPTVQPVPYTGVQFLAIPEFQDLGTRVSQQISAAIAGQKTVPEALAQAQKYAQVVGDTYKEKS, from the coding sequence GTGAAAGCGAAACGAAGGGTGCTGCATCGACTCGCGGCGTGCGTCGCCGCTGTCGGTCTCACGTTCACCGCGGGCTGCGCTGGCGCCGGCAGCATGGGCTCCTCGGGGAACACCGTGACCATCGCATTGGTGTCGAACTCTCAGATGACCGACGCTCAGGCGCTCTCGAGCAGGTTCGAGGCCGAGAACCCCGATATCAAACTGCGTTTCGTGACGCTGTCGGAGAACCAGGCTCGTGCCAAGATCACCGCCTCCACCGCCATGGGTGGCGGCGAGTTCGACGTCGTGATGATCAGCAACTACGAGACGCCGCAGTGGGCCGAGAACGGCTGGCTGGTCAACCTCTCCGAGTTCGCGGCGAGGACGCCCGGCTATGACGAGGACGACTTCATTCCGTCGCTGCGGCAGTCGCTGTCCTATGACGGCTCGATGTATGCGGTGCCGTTCTACGGCGAGTCGTCGTTCCTGATGTACCGCAAGGACCTCATGGAGCAAGCAGGCATCACCATGCCGCGCGAACCCACCTGGCAGGAGGTCGCCGACGCCGCGAAGAAGCTCGACACCCCCGAAAGGGCCGGTATCTGCCTGCGCGGTAAGCCCGGCTGGGGCGAGGTGCTGGCGCCGCTGGACACCGTGATCAACACCTTCGGTGGGCGCTGGTTCGACGAGGAGTGGAACGCACAGCTCACCAGCCCGGAGGTCGAGCGGGCCGTGCAGTTCTACGTCGATACCGTCCGATCGGTCGGCGAACCCGGCCCCGCGACAAGCGGTTTCAACGAGTGCGCGACGCAGCTCGCGCAGGGCCAGGTCGCGATGTGGTACGACGCCACTTCCGCGGTGTCGGTGCTGGAGAACCCGGATTCCAGCACCGTGGTGGGCAAGATCGGCTATGCCTTCGCCCCGAAGGTGGAGAAGGCCAAGCCGGGCTGGCTCTACAGCTGGGCGTTGGGCATCCCCAAGAGCAGCGAAAACCAGGAGGCCGCATGGAAGTTCATCTCCTGGATGACCAGCAAGGAGTACCTGAAGATGGTCGGGGAGACCCTCGGCTGGGAGCGGGTGCCCCCGGGTAGCCGGCTCTCGACCTACGAGATTCCCGAGTACAAGAAGGCCGCCGCCGCATACGGCCCGCTGACGCTGGAGTCGATCGAGGCGGCCGACCCGGACAAGCCGACCGTCCAACCGGTGCCCTACACCGGAGTTCAGTTCCTGGCCATCCCCGAGTTCCAGGATCTCGGCACCAGGGTCAGCCAGCAGATCAGCGCTGCCATCGCAGGCCAGAAGACGGTGCCCGAGGCGTTGGCTCAGGCGCAGAAGTACGCACAGGTCGTCGGCGATACGTACAAGGAGAAGTCATGA
- a CDS encoding carbohydrate ABC transporter permease — translation MTTLNASEQRAAEQDSEHVARIKQKQDPGVSRAEGWRLRGPLLPALIFMIVVTQIPFLFTLYYSTLSWNLVRPGSSKFVGLKNYLDVIQDSTFWQVALTTVILIVGTVLISVILGLLLALLLDRAFLGRGIVRTLLITPFLITPVAGALMWKTAMLDPVYGIVNWVLKPFGLGGIDWVSQFPLTSVMINLVWQWTPFMMLLILAGLTSMPRDQLEAGRVDGATGFQLFRELTLPHLRRFIELGTVLGAIYLVNTFDAIYMMTQGGPGTASANLPFYIYQRAFLGFDIGQAAAMGVIVVIFTMIIASFALRLIFKSFTGKEEAA, via the coding sequence ATGACCACTCTGAACGCATCGGAGCAGCGCGCCGCCGAACAGGACTCCGAGCACGTCGCGCGGATCAAACAGAAACAGGACCCTGGCGTCTCCCGGGCGGAGGGGTGGCGCCTGCGGGGGCCGCTGCTACCGGCGCTGATCTTCATGATCGTCGTCACCCAGATCCCGTTCCTGTTCACGCTGTACTACTCGACGCTGTCGTGGAACCTGGTACGGCCGGGTAGCAGTAAATTCGTCGGGCTCAAGAACTACCTCGACGTCATCCAGGACAGCACGTTCTGGCAGGTCGCCCTCACCACGGTCATCCTCATCGTCGGCACCGTCCTGATCTCGGTGATCCTGGGGCTGCTGCTGGCGCTGCTGCTGGACCGGGCGTTCCTCGGCCGCGGTATCGTCCGGACGCTGCTCATCACGCCGTTCCTCATCACACCCGTTGCGGGAGCGCTGATGTGGAAGACCGCGATGCTCGATCCGGTGTACGGCATCGTCAACTGGGTGCTCAAACCGTTCGGCCTCGGGGGAATCGACTGGGTGAGTCAGTTCCCGTTGACCTCGGTGATGATCAACCTGGTCTGGCAGTGGACGCCGTTCATGATGCTGCTGATTCTGGCCGGTCTGACCTCGATGCCGCGTGACCAGCTGGAGGCGGGCAGGGTCGACGGAGCCACCGGCTTCCAGTTGTTCAGGGAGCTGACGTTGCCGCATCTGCGCCGGTTCATCGAGCTGGGCACGGTGCTGGGGGCGATCTATCTGGTCAACACGTTCGACGCGATCTACATGATGACGCAGGGCGGTCCGGGTACGGCGAGTGCCAACCTGCCGTTCTACATCTACCAGCGTGCGTTCCTCGGATTCGACATCGGCCAGGCCGCGGCCATGGGCGTCATCGTCGTCATCTTCACCATGATCATCGCCAGCTTCGCGCTTCGGTTGATCTTCAAATCATTCACCGGCAAGGAAGAGGCCGCCTGA
- a CDS encoding carbohydrate ABC transporter permease: MTTTEAAAPVADAPVAKRKVKRRRFDAWGVVAWIVGLGFFFPVFWMVLTSFKQEVDAYTPSPKFFFTPTLDQFRAVFDQGVATGLLNSLFATTASTILVLLLGVPAAFALSLRPVRKTQDALFFFMSTKMLPIVAAIVPLYVIVSNIGLLDNIWALVILYTSMNLPIAVWMMRSFFLEVPGELLEAASLDGASLWRAVREVILPLVSPGIAATALICVIFAWNEFFFAVSLTAVQAQTMPVFMVGFIAGEGLYWAKLCAAATMAALPVILAGWVAQNKLVRGLSFGAIK, translated from the coding sequence ATGACTACTACTGAAGCAGCTGCGCCCGTGGCAGACGCGCCGGTCGCGAAGCGAAAGGTCAAGCGCCGCAGGTTCGATGCCTGGGGCGTGGTCGCCTGGATCGTCGGCCTGGGCTTCTTCTTCCCGGTGTTCTGGATGGTGCTCACGTCGTTCAAGCAGGAGGTCGACGCCTACACCCCATCGCCGAAGTTCTTCTTCACACCCACCCTGGATCAGTTCCGGGCGGTTTTCGATCAGGGTGTCGCCACCGGCCTGCTGAACTCGTTGTTCGCCACGACCGCATCGACCATCCTGGTGCTGCTCCTCGGTGTTCCCGCGGCGTTCGCATTGTCGCTGCGGCCGGTCCGCAAGACCCAGGATGCGCTGTTCTTCTTCATGAGCACCAAGATGCTGCCGATTGTCGCGGCGATCGTCCCCCTGTACGTGATCGTCTCCAATATCGGTCTGTTGGACAATATCTGGGCGCTCGTCATCCTGTACACCTCGATGAACCTGCCCATCGCGGTGTGGATGATGCGGTCGTTCTTCCTCGAGGTGCCCGGTGAACTGCTCGAGGCCGCCAGCCTGGACGGTGCCAGTCTGTGGCGTGCGGTGCGTGAGGTGATCCTGCCGCTGGTGTCGCCGGGAATCGCGGCGACCGCATTGATCTGCGTGATATTCGCCTGGAACGAGTTCTTCTTCGCGGTCAGTCTTACCGCGGTGCAGGCCCAGACGATGCCCGTGTTCATGGTCGGCTTCATCGCCGGCGAGGGCCTGTACTGGGCCAAGTTGTGCGCAGCGGCCACCATGGCCGCTCTGCCGGTGATCCTGGCGGGCTGGGTAGCGCAGAACAAGCTGGTCCGCGGCCTGTCCTTCGGCGCCATCAAGTAA
- a CDS encoding ABC transporter ATP-binding protein — protein sequence MAAITYRNASCIYESSDKLAVDSLNLDIKDGEFVVLVGPSGSGKSTALRMLAGLEDIDEGSIEIGGKDMTGVPSKDRDIAMVFQNYALYPNKTVAENMGFALKLRGVSSDERRRKVEEAAKMLDLTEFLDRKPAKLSGGQRQRVAMGRAIVREPQVFCMDEPLSNLDAKLRVQTRTEIAALQRRLGTTTVYVTHDQVEAMTMGDRVAVLKNGKLQQFASPADLYDKPANAFVAGFIGSPAMNLVTGQIVSTGVKIGEDSTLQLERDQLALLQDAGLSEVTVGIRPEHLEVSDGGGIDVVIDLVEDLGSETYLYTHASPGVHLVARSLSRTPARLAETVELRKKPEGVVHMFNPDTGERIG from the coding sequence ATGGCCGCAATCACCTACCGCAACGCCTCGTGCATCTACGAGAGTTCGGACAAGCTCGCCGTCGACTCGCTCAACCTCGACATCAAGGACGGTGAGTTCGTCGTCCTGGTCGGCCCGTCCGGCTCGGGCAAGAGCACCGCGCTGCGGATGCTGGCCGGCCTCGAGGACATCGACGAGGGCAGCATCGAGATCGGCGGTAAGGACATGACCGGCGTGCCGTCCAAGGACCGCGATATCGCGATGGTGTTCCAGAATTACGCGCTGTACCCGAACAAGACCGTCGCCGAGAACATGGGCTTCGCGCTCAAGCTTCGGGGCGTCTCCTCGGATGAGCGGCGCCGCAAGGTCGAGGAGGCCGCCAAGATGCTCGACCTCACCGAGTTCCTGGACCGCAAACCAGCCAAGCTCTCCGGTGGTCAGCGCCAGCGCGTGGCGATGGGACGTGCCATCGTGCGTGAGCCGCAGGTGTTCTGCATGGATGAGCCGCTGTCCAACCTCGACGCCAAGCTGCGAGTGCAGACCCGTACCGAGATCGCCGCCCTGCAGCGCCGGCTGGGCACCACCACCGTCTATGTCACCCACGACCAGGTCGAGGCCATGACAATGGGCGACCGGGTGGCGGTGCTCAAGAACGGAAAGCTGCAGCAGTTCGCCTCGCCCGCAGACCTTTACGACAAGCCCGCCAACGCGTTCGTGGCGGGCTTCATCGGCTCGCCCGCGATGAATCTGGTGACGGGGCAGATCGTCAGCACCGGCGTGAAGATCGGTGAGGACTCCACCCTGCAACTCGAGCGCGACCAGTTGGCGCTTTTGCAGGACGCCGGTCTGTCCGAGGTCACTGTCGGCATTCGGCCCGAGCACCTCGAGGTGTCCGACGGCGGTGGCATCGACGTCGTGATCGACCTCGTCGAGGATCTCGGCAGCGAAACCTACCTGTACACCCACGCCAGCCCCGGTGTGCACCTGGTGGCGCGATCGTTGTCCCGCACGCCGGCCCGCCTCGCCGAGACCGTGGAACTGCGCAAGAAGCCCGAGGGTGTCGTGCACATGTTCAATCCGGACACCGGTGAGCGCATCGGCTGA
- a CDS encoding DUF4032 domain-containing protein — protein MSASADVPPELRLRAPTPGLLALPWDRPLERWLVPDVALRDIAVGPSRHLVKFVEADGHLWAVKDMPPRVAVKEYDVLRRLEEMGLPAVRAAGLVLQPEFETAILLTRYLEGSWQYRRLFMRLPPDQPKHRARLLDAMAGLLVELHRHGVFWGDCSLANTLFSRDGQLLQAWLVDAETSEVHPSLSRGQRRHDLEILVENVAMGILDMAERLEQPEALHHTLIAEAEQVQVRYETLWDLLHAAPVLDFTDRYRVEGTIRALNDLGFVVDELSLQPDSADPSRLRVHVAVGDRRYHARHLRDLTGLDVGEGQARILLGDLHAYQAQLCLEAGHDVDESTAARLWVIEVVTPTEQLAHAALGHAGTPIQAYCDLLEVRWLLSERAGHDVGTSRALAALARDGIPVDSAAKLAIAEIPTQPFAVLSEDDDGD, from the coding sequence GTGAGCGCATCGGCTGACGTGCCACCTGAGTTGCGGCTCCGCGCACCAACTCCCGGCCTGCTGGCGCTGCCATGGGACCGTCCGCTGGAACGGTGGCTGGTGCCCGACGTCGCGCTGCGTGATATCGCGGTGGGTCCGAGTCGCCACCTGGTGAAGTTCGTCGAGGCCGACGGTCATCTCTGGGCGGTCAAGGACATGCCGCCGCGGGTCGCGGTCAAGGAGTACGACGTGCTGCGTCGGCTCGAGGAGATGGGGCTGCCGGCCGTGCGTGCCGCCGGTCTTGTGCTGCAGCCCGAGTTCGAGACGGCGATCCTGCTGACTCGCTATCTGGAGGGTTCGTGGCAGTACCGCCGGCTGTTCATGCGGCTGCCTCCTGATCAGCCCAAGCACAGGGCGCGGCTGCTGGACGCGATGGCCGGGCTGCTGGTGGAGCTGCATCGCCACGGAGTGTTCTGGGGCGATTGCTCATTGGCGAACACGCTGTTCTCGCGGGACGGTCAGCTGCTGCAGGCATGGCTCGTCGATGCCGAGACGTCCGAGGTGCATCCGTCCCTGAGTCGCGGTCAGCGTCGGCACGACCTCGAGATCCTCGTGGAGAACGTGGCGATGGGCATACTCGACATGGCCGAGCGGCTCGAGCAGCCGGAGGCGTTGCACCACACGCTGATTGCCGAGGCGGAGCAAGTGCAGGTCCGGTACGAGACGTTGTGGGATCTGCTGCACGCCGCACCCGTGCTGGACTTCACCGACCGTTACCGCGTCGAGGGCACCATCCGGGCGCTCAACGACCTCGGCTTCGTGGTCGATGAACTCTCGCTGCAACCCGACAGCGCCGATCCGAGCCGGCTCCGCGTGCACGTCGCCGTGGGCGACCGTCGGTACCACGCGCGGCATCTGCGGGATCTCACCGGATTGGACGTGGGGGAGGGGCAGGCTCGCATCCTGCTAGGCGATCTGCACGCGTATCAGGCGCAGCTGTGCCTCGAGGCCGGACACGACGTCGACGAGTCGACCGCCGCGCGGCTGTGGGTCATCGAGGTGGTGACCCCGACCGAGCAGTTGGCACACGCCGCGTTGGGCCACGCCGGTACACCGATCCAGGCCTACTGCGATCTGCTGGAGGTGCGTTGGCTGTTGAGCGAGAGGGCCGGCCACGACGTCGGCACCTCCAGAGCGCTTGCCGCGCTGGCACGCGACGGCATACCCGTGGACTCCGCGGCGAAGTTGGCGATCGCCGAGATTCCGACACAACCGTTCGCGGTGCTGTCGGAAGACGACGACGGCGACTGA